The Algoriphagus halophilus genome window below encodes:
- a CDS encoding DUF4212 domain-containing protein encodes MAKDSGKMKAYWKKNLKTLFFLLLIWFLVSFGFGILWVEELDSIRLGGYKLGFWFAQQGSIYAFVVLIFVYVYRMNKLDKEFDVNEE; translated from the coding sequence ATGGCCAAGGATTCTGGCAAAATGAAAGCCTACTGGAAAAAGAACCTCAAAACCTTATTTTTTTTATTGCTCATCTGGTTTTTAGTCTCCTTTGGCTTTGGGATTCTTTGGGTAGAAGAATTGGATTCGATTCGTTTGGGAGGCTATAAATTAGGGTTTTGGTTTGCTCAACAGGGCTCTATTTATGCATTTGTTGTATTGATATTCGTCTACGTTTATCGCATGAATAAGCTGGATAAGGAATTTGATGTCAACGAGGAGTAA
- the ruvB gene encoding Holliday junction branch migration DNA helicase RuvB, whose amino-acid sequence MREDYLTGDDEHLSSKDKEYEKALRPLSFEDFTGQFKIVENLRVFVLAAKRRNEPLDHVLLHGPPGLGKTTLSHIIANELQAGIKITSGPVLDKPSDLAGLLTNLEEGDVLFIDEIHRLNPIVEEYLYSAMEDFRIDIMLDSGPNARSVQISLSPFTLIGATTRSGLLTSPLRARFGINSRLEYYDAKLLTDIVSRSAGILQTPIDEIAAYEIARRSRGTPRIANMLLRRTRDFAEVKGNGTITLEISKIALDALDVDMNGLDEMDNRILMTIIDKFKGGPVGLSTIATACGEEAETIEEVYEPFLIQEGYLKRTSRGRMATEMAYKHLNIKPTQGLGGLFDGI is encoded by the coding sequence ATGAGAGAAGATTATCTGACAGGTGACGACGAGCATCTAAGTTCTAAAGACAAGGAATATGAAAAAGCATTACGTCCGTTAAGCTTTGAAGATTTCACTGGACAGTTCAAAATCGTTGAAAACTTGCGGGTTTTCGTTTTGGCCGCAAAACGCCGAAACGAACCATTAGATCATGTCTTGTTACACGGCCCTCCAGGATTAGGCAAGACTACCCTGAGTCATATCATTGCGAATGAACTTCAGGCTGGAATTAAAATCACTTCAGGCCCTGTGTTGGATAAGCCCTCTGATTTAGCTGGTCTATTGACTAATCTAGAGGAAGGCGATGTACTATTCATTGATGAGATTCACAGACTAAATCCCATTGTAGAAGAATATTTGTACTCAGCAATGGAAGATTTCAGGATCGATATCATGTTAGACTCTGGCCCTAATGCCAGATCGGTACAAATTTCGCTCAGCCCGTTCACTTTGATCGGAGCTACTACACGGTCAGGACTGTTGACTTCTCCTCTTCGGGCTCGTTTTGGTATTAATTCAAGACTGGAATACTATGATGCGAAATTACTAACAGACATTGTCAGTAGATCTGCAGGCATTTTGCAAACTCCAATAGATGAAATAGCAGCCTATGAAATAGCTAGGAGGAGCCGAGGAACCCCTCGAATTGCCAATATGCTTTTGAGAAGAACCCGGGATTTTGCGGAAGTGAAAGGAAATGGGACCATTACCTTAGAAATTTCTAAAATTGCCTTGGATGCATTGGATGTAGATATGAATGGCTTAGATGAAATGGATAATCGAATCCTGATGACCATTATCGATAAATTCAAGGGTGGACCAGTAGGACTAAGCACCATCGCCACAGCCTGTGGAGAAGAAGCAGAAACAATCGAGGAGGTATATGAACCCTTCCTGATCCAAGAAGGGTATTTAAAAAGAACTTCTAGAGGTAGAATGGCCACTGAAATGGCCTATAAACACCTCAACATTAAACCCACCCAAGGATTGGGGGGATTATTTGATGGGATTTAA
- the pgl gene encoding 6-phosphogluconolactonase, translating to MNITVSSSKDSLAEEFAYVLKEMSDTGEKIHVALSGGSTPKVIFDYIAEELGEDILWDNINFYWGDERCVPPTDSESNYKMTVDHLLSKVDMPEENIFRVLGENDPEEEAIRYSKVLESELPIVNGIPQFDLVMLGMGDDGHTVSIFPYNIELWDAKETCVVAVHPDSGQKRVTITGKVVNNAKAVAFLVTGANKAEKIKEIVMLEGNYEKYPASLVKPTSDDLTWYLDKEAAKELDF from the coding sequence ATGAATATTACTGTTTCAAGTTCAAAAGATAGCCTTGCAGAAGAATTTGCCTATGTTTTGAAGGAAATGTCGGATACAGGAGAGAAAATCCATGTAGCTCTTTCTGGAGGAAGTACTCCTAAAGTCATATTTGATTACATCGCTGAAGAGCTAGGAGAAGACATCTTGTGGGATAATATCAATTTTTATTGGGGCGATGAACGATGCGTTCCTCCTACAGATTCGGAAAGCAATTATAAAATGACGGTAGACCACTTATTGTCAAAAGTGGATATGCCTGAGGAGAATATCTTTCGTGTTTTAGGGGAAAATGATCCGGAAGAAGAGGCTATTCGGTACAGCAAGGTATTAGAAAGTGAATTGCCAATCGTCAATGGAATCCCCCAGTTTGATTTGGTCATGTTAGGAATGGGAGATGATGGACATACTGTTTCTATTTTTCCTTACAATATTGAATTATGGGATGCAAAAGAAACTTGTGTAGTGGCGGTTCATCCTGATTCAGGACAAAAGCGAGTGACCATCACCGGAAAGGTGGTTAACAATGCAAAGGCGGTAGCATTTTTAGTAACTGGAGCCAATAAAGCTGAAAAAATAAAAGAGATCGTGATGCTAGAAGGTAATTATGAAAAGTATCCTGCCTCCTTAGTAAAACCTACTTCCGATGACTTGACTTGGTATTTAGATAAAGAAGCTGCTAAAGAATTGGATTTTTGA
- the acs gene encoding acetate--CoA ligase, which yields MSDRIHTLSGYLHEYQKSATQPEEFWARIADSFYWRKRWDRVLKWNFDEPNVQWFVNGKLNITENIFERYLFTIGDRPAIIWEPSDPNEEGRTLTYKELYQEVCRFANALKSKGIGKGDKVIIYMPMVPEAAVAMLACARIGAIHSVVFAGFSSTALADRVNDCEAKAILTSDGNFRGSKKIAVKAIVDEALEKSSVETVIVYQRTKQDVTMKDGRDFWWHDVIASESAECVAEEMDSEDMLFILYTSGSTGKPKGVVHTTGGYMVYTKYSFENVFQYSSGDIYWCTADVGWITGHSYIVYGPLLAGATTLMFEGVPTYPDAGRFWAIVEKYKVNQFYTAPTAIRALQAYGTDVIQGYDLSSLKVLGSVGEPINEEAWHWYHTHIGQNRCPIVDTWWQTETGGIMVSPIAGITPTKPAYATLPLPGVQLCIVDPEGNELKGNSVEGNLCIKFPWPSMIRTTYGDHDRCKQTYFSTYKGMYFTGDGVKRDHDGYYRILGRVDDVINVSGHRMGTAEVENAINEHPKVIESAVVGYPHDVKGQGIYAYVICDMTNRTEDNLVNEIKEMVSKIIGPIAKPDKIQIVPGLPKTRSGKIMRRILRKVAENSLDNMGDTSTLLDPEVVTKIIEGRK from the coding sequence ATGAGTGATAGAATACATACCCTAAGCGGATATTTACACGAGTACCAAAAAAGTGCCACCCAACCAGAAGAATTCTGGGCAAGGATTGCAGATTCATTTTACTGGAGGAAGAGGTGGGACAGAGTGTTGAAATGGAATTTTGACGAACCTAATGTTCAGTGGTTTGTCAATGGAAAGTTGAATATTACAGAAAATATTTTTGAGCGGTATTTATTTACTATTGGTGATCGACCAGCGATTATTTGGGAACCAAGTGATCCTAATGAGGAAGGTAGAACGCTTACCTATAAAGAGTTATATCAGGAAGTTTGCCGTTTTGCAAATGCCTTAAAAAGCAAGGGGATTGGCAAAGGCGATAAAGTGATTATTTATATGCCTATGGTGCCAGAAGCAGCCGTAGCCATGCTTGCTTGTGCCAGAATCGGGGCGATCCACTCAGTAGTTTTTGCAGGATTTTCAAGTACTGCTTTGGCAGATCGAGTAAACGATTGTGAAGCAAAAGCTATTTTAACTTCCGATGGAAACTTCAGAGGCAGTAAAAAAATAGCTGTGAAGGCAATAGTAGACGAAGCTTTGGAGAAAAGTTCGGTAGAAACTGTCATCGTATATCAACGCACCAAGCAAGATGTGACGATGAAAGATGGAAGAGACTTCTGGTGGCATGATGTGATCGCATCCGAATCAGCGGAGTGTGTGGCCGAGGAAATGGACAGTGAGGATATGTTGTTTATTCTTTATACTTCCGGGTCTACTGGAAAGCCTAAAGGGGTTGTGCATACTACTGGAGGGTACATGGTGTATACCAAATATTCCTTTGAGAATGTATTCCAATATTCTTCTGGAGATATCTATTGGTGTACTGCGGATGTAGGATGGATTACTGGTCACTCTTACATTGTTTACGGACCTTTATTAGCAGGGGCCACAACCTTGATGTTTGAAGGAGTTCCTACTTACCCAGATGCTGGGAGGTTCTGGGCGATTGTTGAAAAATATAAAGTAAATCAATTTTATACGGCTCCTACAGCCATAAGGGCTTTACAAGCTTATGGGACAGATGTGATTCAAGGATATGATCTAAGTTCCTTGAAAGTTTTGGGTTCTGTGGGAGAACCTATCAATGAAGAAGCTTGGCATTGGTACCATACTCATATTGGCCAAAATAGATGCCCAATAGTAGATACTTGGTGGCAAACCGAAACAGGAGGAATTATGGTTTCTCCAATAGCGGGTATTACACCTACTAAACCTGCATATGCAACATTGCCTTTGCCAGGAGTGCAGCTTTGTATCGTGGATCCTGAGGGGAATGAATTAAAAGGGAATTCTGTTGAAGGTAACCTTTGTATCAAATTTCCTTGGCCATCAATGATTAGGACGACCTATGGAGATCATGATCGATGTAAACAAACCTATTTCTCTACCTATAAAGGCATGTATTTTACAGGAGATGGAGTAAAGAGGGATCATGATGGGTATTATAGAATCCTGGGACGTGTAGATGATGTGATCAATGTCTCTGGCCATAGAATGGGAACTGCTGAAGTAGAAAATGCGATCAACGAACATCCAAAAGTAATCGAGTCTGCTGTCGTGGGTTATCCTCACGATGTCAAAGGGCAGGGGATTTATGCGTATGTCATCTGTGACATGACGAATCGTACGGAGGATAACTTGGTGAATGAAATCAAAGAAATGGTATCCAAAATCATAGGACCGATTGCCAAGCCAGATAAAATCCAAATAGTCCCTGGTTTACCGAAAACAAGATCAGGAAAAATCATGAGAAGGATCTTAAGAAAGGTAGCTGAAAATAGTCTGGACAATATGGGTGATACCAGTACACTTCTTGATCCGGAGGTAGTTACTAAG
- a CDS encoding ZIP family metal transporter has protein sequence MVLNFLLLFLTAMLAGSLVFIAPNFRDKYFKLVLVFAGSYLFSITILHILPELFHSGYEGGKMGLYILIGFLLQQLLEFLSSGIEHGHIHHHHGENKAGILTVMLGLFVHAFLEGTLLSHGSLIGADSEAFGHVHNSKTVLAGVILHKGPAAFALAAVLSSSMSKKWTLILLTLFALASPMGMFSSAYLFQSGLLEREGVGMLFGLVAGGFLHISTTIFFESSPHHKFNWNKLLVSFLAAGLAILSEYMF, from the coding sequence ATGGTTTTAAATTTTCTTCTTCTTTTTTTGACCGCAATGCTTGCCGGTTCTTTGGTTTTTATCGCTCCGAATTTCAGGGATAAATACTTTAAGCTGGTATTGGTATTTGCTGGCTCCTACCTTTTTTCCATCACTATTTTGCATATTCTTCCTGAGCTATTCCATAGCGGATATGAGGGAGGAAAAATGGGACTATATATTTTGATTGGATTTCTCCTTCAGCAATTGTTGGAGTTTTTATCCAGCGGAATTGAGCATGGCCATATTCATCACCATCATGGAGAAAACAAAGCCGGGATTTTAACGGTGATGTTGGGATTGTTTGTACATGCATTTTTAGAAGGAACTTTACTTTCACATGGGAGCTTAATTGGGGCAGATTCTGAGGCTTTTGGGCATGTACATAACAGTAAAACTGTTTTAGCAGGAGTAATTCTACATAAAGGTCCAGCCGCTTTTGCCTTGGCAGCAGTGTTGTCCAGCTCCATGAGTAAAAAGTGGACTTTGATCTTATTGACTTTGTTTGCGCTTGCTTCCCCAATGGGTATGTTTTCCAGCGCGTATTTATTTCAAAGTGGTTTATTGGAAAGAGAAGGAGTAGGTATGCTTTTCGGTCTAGTAGCGGGAGGGTTTTTACATATCTCCACGACCATCTTCTTTGAAAGTAGCCCACATCATAAATTTAATTGGAATAAGTTATTGGTTAGTTTCTTGGCAGCTGGGTTGGCAATCCTATCAGAATATATGTTTTAG
- a CDS encoding sodium:solute symporter family protein — MDILTWTYILVGLSFSLYIGIAIWSRAGSTKEFYVAGGGVSPLANGMATAADWMSAASFISMAGIISFAGYDGSVYLMGWTGGYVLLALLLAPYLRKFGKFTVPDFVGDRYYSNTAKVVAVICALFISFTYVAGQMRGVGIVFSRYLEVPIEWGVVIGMCIVFFYAVLGGMKGITYTQVAQYCVLIFAYMVPAIFVSMQLTGNPVPQLGLGGELADGTPLLDKLDGVLGELGFAEYTAGRKGMMDIFMITLALMVGTAGLPHVIVRFFTVPKVKDARLSAGYALVFIAILYTTAPAIAAFGIYNAINSTSEKEISSLPVWVSNWQKTNLIAVDDKNGDGKIQYVADPATNELTIDRDIMVLASPEIAELPNWVVGLVAAGAMAAALSTAAGLLLVISTSVSRDLFKTFKPEISEKKELRIARLAAAGAVLLAGYFGVNPPGFVAQVVAFAFGLAAASFFPVIIMGIFSSRINKEGAIAGMVSGLVFTLAYIIYFKFISPELNTADHWWFGVSPEGIGSIGMFINFLVCIVVSQFTPAPPQSVQDMIQEIRIPRGAGKAVDH, encoded by the coding sequence ATGGATATTTTAACCTGGACATATATACTTGTTGGACTTTCATTCTCATTATACATTGGGATTGCCATTTGGTCCAGAGCAGGTTCCACCAAAGAATTTTATGTAGCGGGAGGTGGAGTTTCACCCCTGGCCAATGGAATGGCCACAGCAGCAGATTGGATGTCCGCTGCTTCATTTATTTCCATGGCAGGAATTATTTCTTTTGCAGGGTATGATGGCTCCGTTTATCTGATGGGATGGACAGGAGGCTATGTATTACTTGCGTTGCTGTTAGCACCCTACTTGAGGAAATTCGGAAAATTCACTGTTCCTGATTTTGTAGGGGATCGCTACTATTCGAATACGGCCAAAGTAGTGGCAGTCATATGTGCGCTTTTCATTTCATTTACCTATGTAGCTGGTCAGATGCGAGGAGTAGGAATCGTGTTTTCAAGGTATTTGGAAGTCCCTATTGAGTGGGGAGTGGTTATTGGTATGTGCATCGTATTTTTCTATGCGGTATTGGGGGGAATGAAAGGAATTACTTACACTCAAGTGGCTCAATATTGTGTATTAATATTTGCCTATATGGTTCCTGCGATATTCGTTTCCATGCAATTAACCGGAAACCCCGTACCTCAGTTGGGGTTAGGAGGAGAGTTGGCGGATGGAACCCCACTTTTAGATAAACTGGACGGTGTATTAGGAGAACTTGGCTTTGCAGAATATACGGCAGGTAGGAAAGGGATGATGGATATTTTTATGATCACCTTGGCCTTAATGGTAGGTACTGCAGGATTGCCTCATGTCATCGTCCGATTCTTTACAGTACCTAAAGTAAAAGATGCCAGGCTTTCGGCAGGTTATGCTTTGGTTTTCATTGCCATTTTATATACGACAGCACCAGCAATTGCAGCCTTTGGAATCTATAATGCGATCAATAGTACTTCTGAGAAAGAGATTTCCAGTCTCCCGGTTTGGGTGTCAAATTGGCAAAAAACGAATTTGATTGCTGTGGATGATAAAAATGGAGATGGGAAAATCCAATATGTAGCTGATCCGGCTACCAATGAATTAACGATTGATCGGGATATTATGGTGCTGGCTAGTCCGGAAATTGCAGAACTTCCCAACTGGGTAGTTGGCTTGGTAGCTGCAGGGGCGATGGCAGCGGCTTTGTCTACTGCCGCTGGATTACTATTGGTGATTTCCACTTCAGTAAGCCGTGATCTTTTTAAGACCTTTAAACCTGAAATATCTGAAAAGAAAGAGTTGAGGATAGCAAGATTGGCTGCTGCTGGCGCCGTGCTTCTAGCTGGATATTTTGGTGTGAATCCTCCTGGATTTGTAGCACAAGTGGTTGCTTTTGCATTTGGATTGGCTGCAGCTTCTTTCTTCCCAGTGATTATCATGGGGATTTTTTCTTCAAGAATTAATAAAGAGGGAGCAATTGCAGGAATGGTTTCTGGCTTAGTATTTACGCTGGCCTATATCATTTACTTTAAATTTATTTCACCAGAATTAAACACAGCAGACCATTGGTGGTTTGGAGTTTCTCCAGAAGGAATAGGATCTATCGGAATGTTCATCAACTTTTTGGTTTGTATCGTAGTATCTCAATTTACTCCGGCACCACCCCAATCTGTACAAGATATGATTCAAGAAATAAGAATTCCTAGAGGCGCAGGCAAGGCTGTTGATCATTAA
- a CDS encoding FAD:protein FMN transferase, giving the protein MRPNTRKNIIYSLVLLAMVILVYIWRNQNPPSTIEREEVVVNGKMTLSGKTMGTTYNITYLDEEGRDFQTSIDSILVVFNQSLSTYIPESELSRFNTGDTLEFELPYLLPVLQASKEINQKTDGAFDPTVGPLVNIWGFGPSGPELKDSVDIQNLLKLVGFEKVDFDSKEVRKKLHDIYLDFSSIAKGYGVDVVAELLRDKGINNYLVEIGGELVARGVNESGELWKVGVNRPEESANASDLFSIIALQDKAMATSGNYRNFYVRDSVKISHTINPETGYPVEHNLLSATVLAEDCMTADAYATALMVMGTEKAIALDEELEEIQVFLIYSDSNGEYQTYASPEIKPYLSFIQN; this is encoded by the coding sequence ATGCGTCCCAATACTCGAAAAAATATCATCTATTCACTGGTGCTGTTGGCAATGGTGATCCTCGTTTATATTTGGAGAAATCAAAACCCTCCTAGCACAATTGAAAGGGAGGAAGTAGTGGTGAACGGGAAGATGACACTTTCTGGTAAAACCATGGGGACTACCTATAACATCACTTACTTGGATGAAGAGGGAAGAGATTTTCAAACATCTATCGATTCAATCTTAGTGGTTTTCAACCAAAGCTTGTCTACTTATATCCCAGAATCTGAGTTAAGTAGATTTAATACAGGAGATACACTGGAATTTGAACTTCCCTATTTATTGCCAGTTCTTCAAGCAAGTAAAGAAATTAACCAAAAAACCGATGGAGCTTTTGACCCAACAGTGGGGCCATTGGTCAATATTTGGGGATTTGGTCCGAGTGGTCCAGAGTTAAAGGATAGCGTGGATATCCAAAACCTCCTAAAATTAGTAGGATTTGAAAAAGTAGACTTTGATTCCAAAGAAGTTAGAAAAAAGCTGCATGATATTTATCTGGACTTTAGTTCGATTGCGAAAGGATATGGAGTAGATGTAGTAGCTGAGCTCTTAAGGGATAAAGGGATTAACAATTATCTAGTCGAAATTGGAGGCGAACTAGTAGCACGAGGGGTGAATGAAAGTGGAGAATTATGGAAGGTAGGTGTAAATAGACCAGAGGAATCTGCAAATGCTTCTGATCTGTTTAGCATCATTGCCTTGCAGGATAAAGCCATGGCTACCTCCGGTAATTATAGAAATTTTTATGTGAGAGATTCTGTCAAAATTTCTCATACCATTAATCCAGAAACAGGTTACCCTGTTGAGCACAATTTGTTAAGCGCCACTGTACTCGCAGAAGACTGCATGACCGCCGATGCCTATGCTACTGCATTGATGGTGATGGGGACAGAAAAAGCAATTGCATTAGATGAGGAGCTGGAAGAAATCCAAGTATTCCTGATTTATAGTGATTCCAATGGTGAATATCAAACCTATGCTAGTCCGGAAATCAAGCCCTATTTATCCTTCATTCAAAATTAA
- the zwf gene encoding glucose-6-phosphate dehydrogenase, whose product MKKTLNQMLIIFGASGDLTARKLVPALFNLYKGKHLPENFVVLGASRSDMSDEVFRKKVVQESKFLKEKISKEESSYIEEFADKLYYQDLGKEYDTDYSMLANRIAHLNEEKGCEGNYIFYLSTPPSLYEVIAKNLCEAGLTKEDNGWKRIIVEKPFGYSLETAKELNEGLHKYFNEQQVYRIDHYLGKETVQNLLVTRFSNSIFEPTWNRRYIHHVEITNAETVGVEKRGGYYDKSGALRDMFQSHLLQILSLIVMEPPINASAEEIRDEKVKALKSLRIMTDEKVLATHTMKGQYVASTINGEKVKGYREEEGVDPESKTETFAAIKFFVDNWRWKDVPFYVRTAKYMPTKVTEVVIHFKSPAHEVFKSHDAYQKDNKLIIRIQPDEGILIKFGVKVPGLGFNVEQANLDFYYSDLDSAQVMDAYERLLLDAMQGDATLYARADEVEAAWRFVDPILKYWENEDVPTYGYAAGTWGPRNSDEMFEGHFGWRNPGKRLTDETGFCIL is encoded by the coding sequence ATGAAAAAAACATTAAACCAGATGCTCATTATTTTTGGGGCATCGGGAGATTTAACAGCTCGAAAGCTAGTACCAGCTTTATTCAACTTATACAAAGGCAAGCACCTACCTGAAAACTTTGTGGTGTTAGGAGCGAGTAGAAGTGATATGAGTGACGAGGTGTTTCGGAAGAAAGTAGTTCAGGAAAGTAAATTTTTAAAAGAGAAAATCAGCAAAGAGGAGTCTTCCTATATCGAAGAGTTTGCTGATAAGCTTTATTACCAAGATTTGGGTAAGGAATACGATACAGATTATTCGATGCTTGCCAATAGGATTGCCCACTTGAATGAGGAGAAGGGATGTGAAGGAAACTATATTTTTTATCTGTCTACTCCTCCAAGTTTGTATGAAGTCATTGCCAAAAATCTTTGTGAGGCTGGATTGACAAAAGAGGATAATGGATGGAAGAGAATTATTGTGGAAAAACCTTTTGGATATAGTCTAGAGACTGCCAAAGAATTAAATGAAGGCTTGCATAAGTATTTTAACGAGCAACAGGTTTACCGAATCGATCATTACTTGGGTAAAGAGACAGTTCAAAATTTGTTAGTGACTCGTTTTTCCAATTCAATTTTCGAACCTACATGGAATAGAAGGTATATCCATCACGTAGAGATTACCAATGCAGAAACAGTAGGTGTGGAGAAAAGAGGAGGTTATTATGATAAGTCTGGAGCATTGAGAGATATGTTCCAGAGCCATTTGCTTCAAATCTTGTCTTTGATTGTCATGGAGCCTCCAATCAATGCGAGTGCTGAAGAGATTCGTGATGAAAAAGTGAAAGCATTAAAATCCCTTCGAATCATGACAGATGAGAAGGTATTGGCTACTCATACCATGAAAGGTCAATATGTAGCCTCCACTATCAATGGTGAAAAAGTAAAAGGTTATAGGGAAGAGGAAGGAGTGGATCCCGAATCGAAAACGGAAACTTTTGCTGCGATCAAATTCTTCGTGGACAATTGGAGATGGAAGGACGTTCCTTTTTATGTGCGAACTGCCAAATACATGCCTACCAAAGTTACTGAAGTAGTCATCCATTTTAAATCTCCTGCACATGAGGTATTTAAAAGCCATGACGCCTATCAAAAAGACAACAAGTTGATCATCCGAATTCAACCCGACGAGGGTATTTTGATCAAATTTGGAGTGAAGGTCCCAGGACTTGGTTTCAATGTGGAGCAAGCTAATTTAGACTTCTATTATTCTGACTTGGATTCTGCACAGGTGATGGATGCTTATGAGCGACTATTGTTAGATGCCATGCAAGGAGATGCTACCTTGTACGCCAGAGCGGATGAAGTGGAGGCGGCATGGAGATTTGTGGATCCTATTTTGAAGTATTGGGAAAATGAGGATGTTCCAACGTATGGTTATGCTGCTGGTACTTGGGGCCCTAGAAATTCAGACGAGATGTTTGAAGGGCATTTTGGATGGAGAAATCCAGGAAAGCGCCTAACTGACGAAACTGGCTTCTGCATTCTTTAA
- the gndA gene encoding NADP-dependent phosphogluconate dehydrogenase, with product MDYKDYDFGLVGLGVMGRNFILNVADNNFKAFGYDLDEEKVEALKTEGGDLSKVSASTDIKTFVQALSSPRKIMLLVPAGKIVDQAIESLLPYLDEDDIIIDGGNSFFTDTDRREAYLKDKGIHFFGSGVSGGAEGARKGPSIMPGGDKEAYQHVKPIFEAVSAKYKGEPCVAYLGPKSAGNYVKMVHNGIEYAMMQLTSEIYDLLKKSSGLSNGELHQVYSKWNEGRLQSFLVEITAEIFTQKDDLTDSDLVDMILDKAKQKGTGKWTSQNAMDLGIPVPTIDMAVSMREISALKDERILADNLYNRPEIPSISKEELIEKAEQSLYFAFIIAYAQGLHQLSYASKDYGYELDMATIARIWRAGCIIRAGLLADIAEAYTADKEVPNLLLSPSFVPKVQETLPAVRDMVAFAAKSGIPVPGLSSALSYFDAYTSSKLPLNLIQAQRDHFGSHTYERIDRDGIFHTEWGA from the coding sequence ATGGATTATAAAGACTACGATTTTGGCTTGGTTGGTCTAGGAGTAATGGGTCGAAATTTTATTTTGAATGTTGCGGATAATAATTTCAAGGCATTTGGATATGACCTAGATGAGGAGAAAGTGGAAGCATTAAAGACAGAAGGTGGAGACCTTTCAAAAGTAAGTGCTTCTACAGATATCAAGACATTTGTACAGGCGTTAAGCAGCCCAAGAAAAATCATGTTGTTGGTACCTGCCGGTAAAATCGTAGATCAAGCCATTGAAAGTCTACTTCCATATTTAGATGAAGACGATATCATTATCGATGGAGGAAACTCTTTTTTTACTGATACCGACAGAAGAGAGGCTTATTTGAAGGATAAAGGAATTCACTTTTTTGGTTCTGGGGTTTCTGGAGGTGCTGAAGGGGCAAGAAAAGGCCCAAGCATTATGCCTGGAGGAGATAAAGAAGCTTACCAGCATGTTAAACCAATTTTTGAAGCAGTTTCAGCTAAATACAAAGGAGAGCCTTGTGTCGCCTATTTGGGCCCTAAATCTGCCGGAAACTATGTAAAAATGGTGCATAATGGGATTGAGTATGCCATGATGCAATTGACATCTGAAATTTATGATTTGTTGAAGAAGTCCAGTGGACTGTCCAATGGAGAACTTCATCAGGTTTACTCCAAATGGAATGAAGGTAGACTTCAATCCTTCTTGGTGGAAATTACAGCCGAAATCTTTACTCAAAAAGATGATCTTACTGATAGTGATTTGGTGGATATGATCCTGGATAAAGCCAAGCAAAAAGGAACCGGTAAGTGGACTTCTCAAAATGCGATGGATTTAGGAATACCTGTTCCAACCATTGACATGGCGGTTAGCATGCGTGAAATTTCAGCCTTGAAAGATGAAAGAATTCTGGCAGACAATCTGTACAATCGCCCTGAAATACCTTCAATTTCAAAAGAAGAATTGATTGAAAAGGCAGAACAATCACTGTATTTTGCTTTCATCATCGCATATGCACAAGGATTACATCAGCTTTCCTATGCATCAAAAGATTATGGTTATGAGTTGGATATGGCTACAATTGCCAGAATCTGGAGAGCAGGCTGCATTATCCGAGCAGGTTTATTAGCCGATATCGCCGAAGCATATACTGCTGATAAAGAAGTTCCTAACCTTTTACTTTCCCCTTCTTTTGTTCCCAAAGTCCAAGAGACTTTACCTGCAGTGAGAGACATGGTAGCCTTTGCAGCCAAATCAGGAATTCCTGTACCTGGTCTATCTAGTGCGCTTAGCTATTTTGATGCCTACACTTCCAGCAAACTTCCCCTAAATTTAATTCAGGCCCAAAGAGACCATTTTGGTTCTCATACTTATGAAAGAATTGATAGAGATGGAATTTTCCACACCGAGTGGGGAGCTTGA